In the Fimbriiglobus ruber genome, CGACGGGTGGACGTGACCGAGTTCGCCGCCTGGGCAACCGCGTGCGGGGCCGACCCGCGGGTCGCGTTCGCCCGGTTCCTGGACGCCGGAACCCGCCGGCCGGCCCGGCCGTCGCCGGACACCGCCCCGGGCAGCGGACCCGATCCAGGCTAACTCACGGGCCATCATGAGTTATGCCCGAAAAGCCGCGAGAATTTAGGCGCCCGAGGGGGTTCCACGCGCGGGGCTCGCGGGACGGCCGCCCAGGGCCTCCCGCACGAGATCGCGGATGTCGTCCAGGAACCCCTGCCCGAGCATCCAGTCGAGATACCCCGGGTCGGTGCGGGCGACAGCGGCCAGCGGCCGACCGGCGTGCTTGCCGAACGCGAACGTCACCCGCCCGGCCGCGTCCCGCCGGAACCGCCGGGCGACGTCGACCTCGACCAGGGTCGCGTGCAGGGCGGCCGGGTCCGGCGGCAGCCCGTACGCCCCGACCTGGACGTCCAGGACGGCGGCCGCCGCCCGCACGTCGGCGGCCGCCGCGTGGGCCCGCGGGTGGGCGCGCCCGAGGTAGAACTTGACCGCCGCGGTCAAATCCCGGGGTTCCATCCGGTGGTACACGGTCAGGGCGTCAAGGACGGCCCGCCCGCCGACCCGGAACGAGACCCCGGCCCGGGCGAACTCGGCGGCCAGGACGGGCAGGTCGAACCCGGCGATCCGAACCCGGCCAGGTCGGCGTCAACCAGGAAGGCGGCCAGGCTCCGGGCGATCGCCCGGAACGGCGGGGCGGCGGCCACGGCCGCGTCGGTGATCCCGTGGACGGCCGTCGCGGCCGGCGGAATCGGCACCCCGGGGCGGACCCGCTGGTGGCACAACTGGGACCGCCCGTCCGGGGCGATCTTGAGAACGGCGAACTCGACGATCCGGTCCCGGGCCGGGTCGACCCCGGTCGTCTCCAGGTCGAGCACTGCGAGCGGGCGGGCAAGGGTCAGGTGCGAGAACGGGAAATGCAATCGGATACTCCTGAAAGCCGTCCGGCGCGCACCCCTCCGACGGTGCGGACGAGTGACGAACGATGCCGGATTTCGGTGTGCGAGGCGGGCGGGTGACGAAATTCACTCCGCTCCATTTCCCAGCATGGGAATGAGGGGCGCGGGGCGACGCAGTCCGCCGTCCCCGTTCGAACGGTATTCTTTCTGGGATCATGTCCCCGAACTCGCGGATCAGGGTGGTGTCGACACCCGTCTCAATCGGCCGGCGGTTCCTCCTTCGGTTTCCGTTTTCGGTCCCATCGCGACGCGACCGCGGGTCGCACCTTGAGTTCGCGGTACGGGTCGGTCAAGCCTTCGGCCGCCATCAGCCGAGCGTACGCGTACGCCCGTTTCACGGTCATCCGGTTGATGTCCAGTTCGGCGGCGATCTCGTTGAGGCTCGCGTCCGGGCGGGCCGCCTTGGCCGCCAGGCACGCCGGCAGGTGACGGACGTGGACGGGCGGTTGGAACAGGTCGAGCGTCGTCGACGCCTCGAACGGCGGCTCCCCGGGGGCCGCCCAGGCGTCGAACCGGAGGGTGATCGTGGCCCGGGGCCGGATCGCCGGGCGGTCGAGTTGTTGGACCGGGCGGATGACGAAGACCGGGAGCAACCGCCGCAGGATCTCGGCGAACTCCGCGGAGGTCTCGGCCATTCGCTCGATCGCTTCGTCCAGGCGGGCGGCCACGTCGGCGGCCGAGGTGAATTCCCCGGCCGCATCGTGCTCCTCGGCCACCCGGGACCGCTCGCCGCGAGCGGCTTGGAGGGCGTCCTGAACCTCTTTCAACTCGGTCACCAGCGCCTCGAGTTCCCCGCCCAGGCCGATCGCGGTCGCGAGTCGCTTCGCCCGGACCTCGAGATCCGCGATCTGCCCGTCGAGGGTGTTCCCGGACTTCTGGCGGCGGCGGCGGTGCCGCCCGAACTCGGCCCAGGCGGCGGCCGCGAGGGTCTCCCGAAACCCCGCCTGGTCGCCGATGATGCTCATGACCCACGGGATCACGACGGCCCGAACCGTAGCGATGTCGACCTGGACGTGATTCCAGCAACTCCGGGTGCTCCCGGCGAGCGTGTTCTGGCAACGGAGCAACGTGCCGTACTGATACATCCGGCCGCCGCAACACCCGCACGTCGCGCTCTGGCCCGGCCACCGCGTCCGTTTCCGCGGCTGCCGCCAGAGCGGGTTCTCTTTGCCCGCCCGCTGCCGCTTCGCCGACGCGGTCCGGCGGGCCTCCACGACCTCCAGGACCGCCGCGTGCTCGTCGGGCGTCAGGTGGCCCAATTCGGGGTACTCTTTCTCCTCGGGCGGGGCCGGGTTCGGGCACGACCGGTGTTTCCCGGTCCCGTACACCATTTTCGTGATGGTCGTCCGGAACCGCCGCCGCCCGCTCAGGATCGGGTCGCGGAGCAAGTCCTTGACCGTCCGCCCGGTCCACTGCTCGCGGTCCACGTACGCGCCCGGCGAAACCCCGTCCTGGTTCAACCGGTCGGCGACCCGCACGTAACTCCACCCCGCGACCACCCACGCGGCCATCTGGCGGATTGTAGCCGTACAGTCCGGCCGCTTGGCGATCCGCAGGCCGACCGGACCGAAGGTCCCGCCGGCCGCCTCCTCCCGGGTCAACTTACGGTACCCGTACTTGATCTTGAGGACCATTCCGCCGTGGGCGAACGACGACGTCGCCTTCCGCCGCACCCGCTGCCGCGCCTCCGGCACCGTCATCCCGTGCCGCAGCGACGCCGTGTGCATCATGACTTCCCAGTTCACGTCGGCCGTGTCAATGTTGTCGGCGAGCGACACGAACCGGACATCGGCGTCCAGGCACGCCTGGACGAAGCCCCACTGCATGCGGGGGTTCCGGTAGATCTCCCGCAGCTCGGTCACGAGGACCAGGTCCCAGTCTCCGGACGTGACGAGTTCGTCGGCCTCGACCATCGTCTGCCGGTCGACGACCCAGCCACTGGCCTGCTCGCCCAACCGCCGGATCTCGGTCGGACCCGCGTACACCCGCTGTAACCACCGCTCCGCGTCCTCGTGTTGCGAGGTGATACTCGCCATGTCTTGACCGGGGGTCGAGATGCGGCCCGGGATGATCACCCGTAGGACTTTGTCGGTGCCCCGGGGGACGAGAGGTGTTCCGAGATTCATCGGGCACCTCCTTTCGCGACCCCGGCGGCCCAGGCGAGCGACGCCGGCCACCGCCGCAGGGCGGCCTCGATCTGCCCCCGCTGGGTCTCCGGTCGGGTGTGCGTGTAATTCGCCGTCATCCCCAGCCCCCCGCCCGGCGGCCGGTGGCCGAGGGTAATCTGGCGGACCAGGGGGTCGACGTTGGCGTCCTGTAGGAGCGTCGCGAACGTGTGCCGCCACGATTTCGGGCACGTCGCGTCGGGGCGGCCGAGGGCGGCCATCGTTCGTACGAACGACGCGCGGACATCGTCCGCCCGGACCGCCCCCGCGTCCTTCCAGACAGATCGCGCGACCCGCAGGGCGTCCGCCCGGGACGCCCCCGATCCGCTGCCCTCTTGCCGCTGGAGGCAGACCCGTTCCAGCTCGCGGTGGTCGCCGCTCAGAGCCGGGGTGGTCCCGCGCTCGAACGACTCCCGGAGGAAGACCGGACCGGACCGCCGGGGGCCGATCACCCGCCGGAGGACGGCCACCCCCTCGGGGAGAACCGGGACGGACCGCTCCGACCCCGTCTTGATCCGCCACCCGAGGGCGGTTTTGTTCCGGACGTGCAACCACCCGGCCGCAAGGTCCAGGTCCTCAATGAGCAAGTGGGTCAACTCGCCGACCCGGAGCCCGGTCTTGGCCAGCGTGAAATGAATCGGCCCGGCCCACGGGGACGCGGACATCAGGAACGCCAACTCAGTGGCCGCATCGAACACGAAAATCGGTTTCGCATCGGTGATCGTCATCCGGTCGAGCGGGAGTTCGGCGAATGGGTTGCCGGCATACGGCGGCAGGTGCCGCCGCTTGGCCGCGAACGCGTACATCGCTCGGCACGTTTCCAGAATAAATTGGACGCCCTTGTCGCGGAGTCGCCTTCGGGCGGTGTTCGGGTGCCCGTTCGGGGCAACCTCGACCACCCGCAGGTGGGCGACGAAGCGGTCGGGGTTGACATCGTGGGCCAGCGGCGGGCGGGGTTGGCGGGCGGCGAAGTCGGCCAGGTGACGGGTGGCCGCGCGATACCGGGTGACGGTCGCCAGCGAGGAGTTGAGAACGTGTTCGTGGTAGATGAGGAATTCGTCCCGCAGCGCCGCCACGCTGACCGGGGTGAACGCCAACAGGGTCGGGGCGCCGGCCGCCAACTGGGCGTTGACCTGGGCGGCCACCCGGACGGCCTCGTCCTTCGTCGCGGCGACTTTCCGGCGGACCGGCCGCCCGGCGTCGCGGTAGTACACCCACCACGCGCCGTGGTGGAAATAGACGGACACCCGGCCGACGCGGTGCCGAGCCGGCCGACCCTTCTTGCGAGACGACACGATCACACTCCCGTGCACCGAATGTGCACCGAATGTGCACCAGAGACGTGTCGATGACGGAGGGAAAATGACGCAAGCGATTGGAATTTATCGGCTTACGTCACGCGAACAGAAAATGAAACGGAGAGGGAGGGATTCGAACCCTCGGTAAGGACAAGCCCTACTCCGGTTTTCAAGACCGGCCCATTAAACCACTCTGGCACCTCTCCAAATATTGATCTCCTTACGTGTCAACATCTTGCGTCATTTGCTCGGATCCTCACTTGTTACTGTTTCGAACGTATGGCAAACCCGTGGCAAACCGGAACTAATTGGCTCCACTGGGGCATTGTACATCCCCAGGAAGGCGTCGGTGAGACGGATCTGATCGTTTTGCAGGGCGTGACCGTAGACCCGCAGGACCATCGACGGGTCGGAGTGCCCGAGGCGGCGGGCCACGCTCAGAACGTTGGCGCCGCTCGACATAAGGAGGGTGGCTCCTGTGTGGCGCAGTTCGCCCGGCACCCATCCCTTCAGGCCGGCGGCTGCGGCCAGCACCTTCCACTGCGAAACGAGTCCGTAGTAGGAGATGTGGCCGCGAGACGTACCGGGGAAGATCCAATCGGTCGACTTGCAGACCTTGCGGTAGGTGTCCAAAGCCGTAATCGTCGGCATAGTCAGCGGGACGGTACGCCGGCTGAATTCGTTTTTCAGCCCCTTCACCTCTCCAGTCTCGGGGCAGATGGCTCTCACGATTTTGATTTGCCGGCCGTCGTAGTCTTCCCAGCGGAGGGCGATCAGTTCTCGGGGTCGCGTACAGCACTCCACCCCGAGCCGGACGATGATTCCGAAGTGCGGCCGTTTGGCGAAATCGTCGGCGACTTTCACGAGGCCGACGAACTGCTCCAATGTGAGCGATCGCCGTTTCGCCCGAACCACCTTCGGGGGCGTGATTTTATCGAGCGTCGAATTCGGTAACGTGGGATGGGAGCGGAGTATCTTCGAGAGCGTGGAGAACGCGCGGTGCCGCTGGTCGGCGGACTTGCCGGCCTTCATCATGCTCGTCAGCCACTTGCGTACCTTCGCGGCCAGCTCGACATGATCAGCGACGAGACACTTCGCCAGGTCGGGACGTATCAGCGACTCAATCACTTCCTTGTCTCGGCCGACCGTCTTGGCCTCTACCTGCGTCTCTTGAATCGCAATCCATTCGTCCAGCCATTCCCCGAGCGTACCCGAATCCTTTGGCCGGTCGACGTGCTCGCGGATCCACGCCAGGGCATCCGTCTTCCGGTCGAATACCTTGGATCGGCCTGGACCGTTCGGCCCCGGGAGTTTCGCGCGGAACTGGCCGTCGCCATGCGGTAGGGCAGACCCTTCACCTTGCCCGCGGGAGCCTTTTTTTTTGGCCACGGCGACAGCTCCTTCGGGGAGTTATTTCGCGGAATCTGATTCAACCGTCTTTGCGAATCCCGGTCAGGCAAGTTTTACTTAAATCACCACTCCATTCCACCCCAGAGATTTCGCACCGTGAACGCCCAGACCATCCTCATCCGCTGCATCGACGTCGGTTGCGGCACCAACACCGCGACCGTCCGCGATGCCCGCACTGGGCAGACGGTCAAGATCCGAGACGCGCGACTCGTCACGGGACCGAACGGGTGGTTGTGCGTGGAAGCGGAGATCATGACCGCCGTGGCGAAATCGGCTCTGGTGAAATTGTCCGACGGTCAAACCATCTGGATCTGAAGCCATGTTCAAAGATAAACCACGGCATCTGAAGCTCTTCGTCGCCTCATCCCCGCGTCTCCACCCCATCCTCCTCTCCGCCCTCCGCGACCTGCTCCTCTCGGGCGACGTGGCCGCCCCGACGGTGTGGGCCGCGATGACGGGGGAGAGTCCGCCGCCAGGGGCGAGACTAGTGAACCAGGTGAAAAGAATTTCGCGAGAATCGTATTGACACCTGTTTTATAGGGAGCTAATATTACATGTGTGATGTATGTGGATAACCTTAACCACGGAGACGAGCCATGACGACCAAGACGACCGCCGCGAACTTGGAAGCCGCCAGCCTGCGGGCAAAACTTTTCGCGATGGTGAACGAGTTCAAGGATTTGGCGTCTCAGATCAGCAATTCCGAGGCGGGCGATTTTGACTCGCGTTTCGAGGCGGGAAATCAGGCCGATGCGGTGGCCTGCCTGCTGGCAGACGTTCACGGGAAAATCAGCGGGTCCGGCCCGAAATACGACCTTTTCATTGACGCGCACCGTGACGATAAGGACCAATCGTTCGCGTTCCAAATCTAACCTTGAACCAAGTGATCCTGTGCCTGATATCCCCCACACCCCCGAGAAGCGTGGCCGCGGTCGCCCCCGGACCCGGCCGGAAGGTGCCAAAGAGCGGAAGGTCTGGCTGACGGACGAAGAATTTGCGGGCGTACAAAAAGATGCGGCGGCCTTCCGCCTATCAGTCGAGGAACTGGCGAGACGGCGTCTATTGAAGATCCCCGAACTTGACCCCGAGACACCCATGATTCTCCAAACCTTTCGTCACGGTCGAATCATTGACACCGAGATAGTCGGCTCAACTTGGCAAGCCGCGATACTCGTTCGTCAGCGGATACCACCCGCTTCGACGGCGAATGCGGGTTGTGATTTCATTCTGGTGGATGGCAACCAGAAACATTACTGGGCACCCGTCGGCGAATGGGCACCGTTGCCGGGGTAATCTGTGAGCGCGCGTCAATCCGCCAACTACACCCACCAACCCGGCGACACCCGCCCGCCCTTCCACGTCGCCGTCATGGCCGAGCCAGGTCTCACGATCGATGCAGGCACGCTCTACCGGCGACTCATAATTCTCCTCCGTGACAAGCGACAGACGCACCGGATCAACTTCCACACGATCTTCGGCGAGCCCCTGAGTGCCACATTGAGCGAGGTAGCTGAGCGGTTCAACGACCGCCCCTCAGCCACGGCGTGCGCGGCCCGCGGCTACTGGCCCGGCCATATGAAGTCGGCCGTGCGGGTGCTGAGCCTGGTCAACGCGGCGGTGTGGTTCTGCGAGGCAGAGACGGACGGGGCGCGGTGGCTGGTGGATGTGGGGAGGAGGGTTGGGGTGCCGGTGAGAATCGTGAGGCTATGAAATGGCCGGGGCGTCGTGCCAGAGGTTTTTCAGGCCTCCGACACACCGCCCCGTCTTGTCGCAGTCTGAGCAAAGAGATCTTACTCGGCGGCCGGCGGGGATGTCAACGACTCCCGTCGCTTCGCCCGCTTTCTCTCCAAATACCGCATTAGCCGCTCTGCGTCTTCGGCGGCGGCTTGTTGGACGGCCACGAGCCGAGCAGAGCAGGCGGCCACCTCGTCCAATTCATCGTCGCACGGTTCTGGGTAGACGGCATCGCGGTCGGCCTCGGCCAATTCCGCACGGGCTGCTTTATCGCCCAAGTAGGCCACCGACACGCGGACCGCGTCCGAGACCAGTTGGTGCAAACAGAACAAGTCGCGGTGCTTGATCGTTAGCGTCCACGCGGTCTCGATTATCCGCCGGGCACTTTTCTTTACGTCGGCATCAGTTTCCATTGTCGTGGTCACTCCTTGGTGTAAATGGCCTCATCTCGCCCCAGCTTTACTGCTGCCGCCAGCCACCCCTTCAGCGTTGCGACCCGGTTTTCTTCCGCGGCCAGACTCGCTTCGGCTCGCTCAATGGCTTCCCGCGCGGTGGGGATCGCGTTTGCTTCGAGGAACCTGATGGCGGACTCGACCGCTTCCTTCGGCGATGCGGACAGGTGCCTCCGCGCCAACGGAACCACCCCGCCGTGTCCACGCCGTCGGACGAGCACTCGCCTTGTGTCGATGGTGCAGGGGCCGACGTAGTCGTACTCCTCGATGTCGAGAGAGTCGCGGTCGCACCAGTAGAGTTTCGGGTTCATCGTCGCGATCACTCCTTCGGAGCCAACAATTCCGCCGCCCGCTCGAACGCCGGCAGCATCTTGACGCTGATATTCACGATCGCGTCCGCCATAATCTGAGTGCTCCCGGTCACCGTGACGGGCACCATGACGGCATGTTGTGTCGGCCAACCTAGACGGTGCCGGTCGGCGAACGGCCGGAGGGCGGCTTCCAACTCCGCGACCCGCTTCTTCATCGCCCGGTTCTCGAATAACTTCTGAGCGTCGTATACCAGCCGATCCAAACTCTCCTCGATCGCGTCCCAATCCGCGTCCCGACCGTTGAACGGTTGGAGCGGGGTGTGGTACTGCTCGATGCCCTTGATCCGACGTTTCTGCATCCAGTCGATCACGACGAGCCACAGGTCGGGGCCGTCGTTGGGGACGGGCGGGGGTTGCTCACTCACCGGCTCACCGCCTGCCCGCATCTGTGACACGTCCATCGGTTCATCCAATTCGGGGTAGGGTCGGATTTGACAACACCAATGCGACAGGCGGGGCACCTGAGAAACCCATTACACTCGCCGCGGCAGCACCAGCCGTCCACCAGGACGCCGCTCGGTTGCTTGCAGCGGGCGCAGATCATTGGGGTGTAGGGCGGGGGCTGGTCAGGCATGGGCGGCGGTCTCCGCGGGGGCGGGCAAGGGGGGAAGGCCGGCGGCATCGCGGGCGAATGAGACAAACGCGCCCCGGATCGCCACGACTAGCCGCGATAAGTTGGCCGATTCCATTGACTCGGGAGACATCCGCTCCAACAGACACGGTGGCAGGCTAGAGGAAATCGCCCACCTCGACGTTGTCGGTTCCCACCTTATAAAAGAGAGGGCATTATCAATCTCAATCGTTTCGATTGGATGGCGGCTGAAAATCCGGTCAGCATTCAGGATCAACGCTACAAGAGAACCACTGATATACCAGACAAACCCTCGTTCCCATTTCTGGACCCCTGGTGTGTCGTAAGGCTGCCAAAAACCATTTAGCGACATCCTCGACCCGAACCACGAACCGTCAATTTTTTGCACAGGGCACCACGAAAAATTGCGACCATCGGTTTCGCTCATCGGTGAAGCCCATTTCTTCCGATTTCTGCGAAAAAGCTGACTGACACTCTTCCTGATGGAGATCCGGCGGAAGTCATTCAATCCTGAGGCTGATGATTCGATTTGATAACGAATCAGCCTCGCTCTGTCCACGCTCTCCCGATCCCCCTGTTCCTCCAGCCAATCCGCCATCACGAGCCGCGGCAGGTCGTCGGCCGGGGTCTCCAGGATCGCGCGGAGGAGGGATTCGCCGGCGGTCATACGCTCACGCCCTCATCTGTCCCTGTGTCACCCGACATATCTCCCCCGATTGCCCACTTCTGACGATAGTCGCAGTCGGGGCATACCCACCCTTTGCGAGTCGGCACCAACAGGCCGTGCCGAGAATCGTTTCCGCATGTGTATCAGCACCGCGGCCAGGAACGCCCGGGTGCGGGCGGCGATGCCGTAGTCTAGACAAGACGATCCGGTGTTATTCGGTCGTGAAACACCTGCTTCGCCCACGCCCCGGCACCCTGGTAAGCGACGACCAGTGCGGGTCGGCCGGTGTGATCGCAGAACAGGTAGCCCTTCACTTCGCCGTCTTCCGCCTTGCGAAGTCCAGTCGGGCGGAACCGTACTTTGGTGCCGATCGGGTACAGTCGTTTCAAGATTCGCTGCACGTTCTTGTTGATGCGCCCGACGTTATTGCACCGCTCGATTATGTCTGCGCGTGAGGCAGTGTGGGTCATTTCTTACCCTTCTTTGCAGGTGACGACTCGTCACCTACCGGCCTTGGTGGGTCGAGTAAGCTACAGATCGGCAACCGGAGGGCTTCTTCGATTCGCAACAGCGAAAGAATGCTCACCAAATGTCGGCCCCGCTCCATCCTTGAAAGGTGCGTGTTCCTGATCCCCACGACAGCAGCCAAGTCCTTTTGGGCAACGCCTGCCGCTGAGCGAGCAGCACGCACCGCGGCGCCGACATCCCGAGCCAATCCGGAAACATCTCCCCGCGGGGATCGCGTCGCAGACCCGTGGCACTTCCGACATAGCGTTTCACAGACGCCGGGTGCCAAACTGTATCCACTCCCCGGCACCGTCCGGTGAACATCCAGCCCACGGCCTTCTGTGGCCCGGTGGTCGTCTTGAGATACCCCGCACTTCAGACACCGATGGCCATCACGTTTGCGAACCGCTTCTTTCACGTCGGATTCGGTCATGTGCCGTCCTTCGGGGGCCAGTACCCCCGCTTGTTCAGGTACTCCTCGAGCGCGTCCCGCAATACCGACGATTCGGTCGGCTGCGGGCGAGTCTCATCCACATACTTGTCCAGCGCCTGAAACAGCTTCGGGTCGGCGTGAAACGCCTTCCGCGGCTGCTTGTGGCGGTCTTCGCCCTTGGACCGTTTGCTGTCGGGGTTTACGCGGGGGCCGGGCTTCTTTTTGTTCGGTGGCATAGTGCCGCGCATTTTACGACTGCCCCCGTGTACCAACAACTACGCTCACCACTATACTACCGGGTATGTGGTGTTTGTGCAAGTGCGAATTAATTTGCAACGTGGTGTTGACACGCCGGACAACGCCGACTAATATACGTCCATCGGCCTGAGACGCGACGACCGCCACCCCGGAGACGACCATGACGACCGCGACCAAACGGGAAGCCTCCTTGGGGATCACGCTCCGGACTTGGCGGCTATACGATGTGGCCCGCCGGTGCGTGTTCAACGAGTCTGGAGGGGCGTTAGAGATCGGTGGGATTGCGGTCGGCTACGATGACACGGAAGGCCAGTATGCGATTGTGCTAAGCCGCAAAGATGGCAAGAGGCCGACCAAGGGCGACGTGTCGTGGGCAAAAGTATTTATCAACGGCGTGGCCGCTGCTTTTCAAACACTGTGAGGGGCTGAAGTGGCACGCACAGCGTATGCAATCTGTGACACAAATTCAGACGAATTGATGGAGCGGTACAACAAGGACGATCCGTTTAATCCGGGGTATTGGACAGGCGAGTCATCGCCAGAGGATCTGGTTGTGTTCGAAACCAAGGAGGCGGCCGAAAAAGTAGTGGCGTCACTGGTCGAATCTCTGAACAAGACGGGCGAAGACACCACGGGACTTGAGATCATTGAAGTTGAGCGGGTGATGACATGGGCGTACCAACGAGTAGCCTGACCTCGCGGCCCCGCCCCCTGACCGCCGCGAGCCCGCCGGGAACCCGAAGGAGAATGAGGGATGACGACCGACGCACAGCGTCGACCAGACGTGCTACTCGTGATGAAACAGGTCGACGGCGGCCGGGCCGCAATCGGGCTGA is a window encoding:
- a CDS encoding helix-turn-helix domain-containing protein, whose amino-acid sequence is MATKAQHGDDYARLPGFLRDLREAAGLTQRDLGRAVGRPQSWVYNCETGNRRVDVTEFAAWATACGADPRVAFARFLDAGTRRPARPSPDTAPGSGPDPG
- a CDS encoding 3'-5' exonuclease codes for the protein MHFPFSHLTLARPLAVLDLETTGVDPARDRIVEFAVLKIAPDGRSQLCHQRVRPGVPIPPAATAVHGITDAAVAAAPPFRAIARSLAAFLVDADLAGFGSPGSTCPSWPPSSPGPGSRSGSAGGPSLTP
- a CDS encoding recombinase family protein, translated to MNLGTPLVPRGTDKVLRVIIPGRISTPGQDMASITSQHEDAERWLQRVYAGPTEIRRLGEQASGWVVDRQTMVEADELVTSGDWDLVLVTELREIYRNPRMQWGFVQACLDADVRFVSLADNIDTADVNWEVMMHTASLRHGMTVPEARQRVRRKATSSFAHGGMVLKIKYGYRKLTREEAAGGTFGPVGLRIAKRPDCTATIRQMAAWVVAGWSYVRVADRLNQDGVSPGAYVDREQWTGRTVKDLLRDPILSGRRRFRTTITKMVYGTGKHRSCPNPAPPEEKEYPELGHLTPDEHAAVLEVVEARRTASAKRQRAGKENPLWRQPRKRTRWPGQSATCGCCGGRMYQYGTLLRCQNTLAGSTRSCWNHVQVDIATVRAVVIPWVMSIIGDQAGFRETLAAAAWAEFGRHRRRRQKSGNTLDGQIADLEVRAKRLATAIGLGGELEALVTELKEVQDALQAARGERSRVAEEHDAAGEFTSAADVAARLDEAIERMAETSAEFAEILRRLLPVFVIRPVQQLDRPAIRPRATITLRFDAWAAPGEPPFEASTTLDLFQPPVHVRHLPACLAAKAARPDASLNEIAAELDINRMTVKRAYAYARLMAAEGLTDPYRELKVRPAVASRWDRKRKPKEEPPAD
- a CDS encoding tyrosine-type recombinase/integrase is translated as MSSRKKGRPARHRVGRVSVYFHHGAWWVYYRDAGRPVRRKVAATKDEAVRVAAQVNAQLAAGAPTLLAFTPVSVAALRDEFLIYHEHVLNSSLATVTRYRAATRHLADFAARQPRPPLAHDVNPDRFVAHLRVVEVAPNGHPNTARRRLRDKGVQFILETCRAMYAFAAKRRHLPPYAGNPFAELPLDRMTITDAKPIFVFDAATELAFLMSASPWAGPIHFTLAKTGLRVGELTHLLIEDLDLAAGWLHVRNKTALGWRIKTGSERSVPVLPEGVAVLRRVIGPRRSGPVFLRESFERGTTPALSGDHRELERVCLQRQEGSGSGASRADALRVARSVWKDAGAVRADDVRASFVRTMAALGRPDATCPKSWRHTFATLLQDANVDPLVRQITLGHRPPGGGLGMTANYTHTRPETQRGQIEAALRRWPASLAWAAGVAKGGAR
- a CDS encoding tyrosine-type recombinase/integrase, with protein sequence MAKKKGSRGQGEGSALPHGDGQFRAKLPGPNGPGRSKVFDRKTDALAWIREHVDRPKDSGTLGEWLDEWIAIQETQVEAKTVGRDKEVIESLIRPDLAKCLVADHVELAAKVRKWLTSMMKAGKSADQRHRAFSTLSKILRSHPTLPNSTLDKITPPKVVRAKRRSLTLEQFVGLVKVADDFAKRPHFGIIVRLGVECCTRPRELIALRWEDYDGRQIKIVRAICPETGEVKGLKNEFSRRTVPLTMPTITALDTYRKVCKSTDWIFPGTSRGHISYYGLVSQWKVLAAAAGLKGWVPGELRHTGATLLMSSGANVLSVARRLGHSDPSMVLRVYGHALQNDQIRLTDAFLGMYNAPVEPISSGLPRVCHTFETVTSEDPSK
- a CDS encoding TIGR02996 domain-containing protein, with the protein product MTAGESLLRAILETPADDLPRLVMADWLEEQGDRESVDRARLIRYQIESSASGLNDFRRISIRKSVSQLFRRNRKKWASPMSETDGRNFSWCPVQKIDGSWFGSRMSLNGFWQPYDTPGVQKWERGFVWYISGSLVALILNADRIFSRHPIETIEIDNALSFIRWEPTTSRWAISSSLPPCLLERMSPESMESANLSRLVVAIRGAFVSFARDAAGLPPLPAPAETAAHA
- a CDS encoding helix-turn-helix domain-containing protein yields the protein MTESDVKEAVRKRDGHRCLKCGVSQDDHRATEGRGLDVHRTVPGSGYSLAPGVCETLCRKCHGSATRSPRGDVSGLARDVGAAVRAARSAAGVAQKDLAAVVGIRNTHLSRMERGRHLVSILSLLRIEEALRLPICSLLDPPRPVGDESSPAKKGKK